In a single window of the Coregonus clupeaformis isolate EN_2021a chromosome 10, ASM2061545v1, whole genome shotgun sequence genome:
- the LOC121574904 gene encoding potassium voltage-gated channel subfamily A member 3-like, with amino-acid sequence MDDHLNLIDSPCSVRQRGNNVENHGYFETEKGLMTVENMLEESVALSSHLSVDRYEREGGRDCCERVVINISGLRFETQLKTFNQFPKTLLGDPRKRMRYFDPLRNEYFFDRNRPSFDAILYYYQSGGRIRRPVNVPIDIFSEEINFYQLGEEAMEKFREDEGFIKEEERILPSNEFQKQVWLLFEYPESSGPARGIAIVSVLVILISIVIFCLETLPEFRDDREPVPLALTVNGTASYHANPFTDPFFVIETLCIIWFSFELLVRFFACPSKSTFSKNIMNIIDIVAIFPYFITLGTELAEKQGNGQQAMSLAILRVIRLVRVFRIFKLSRHSKGLQILGQTLKASMRELGLLIFFLFIGVILFSSAVYFAEADDPSSSFTSIPDAFWWAVVTMTTVGYGDMHPVTIGGKIVGSLCAIAGVLTIALPVPVIVSNFNYFYHRETDGEEHAQYLHVSSCEHIHSATEELKRTRSTSSLSKSEYMVIEEGINSGYKQPNFTNENNQNCVNIKKIFTDV; translated from the coding sequence ATGGATGACCACTTAAACCTAATCGACTCACCCTGCTCGGTGAGACAAAGAGGCAACAACGTTGAGAACCACGGTTACTTCGAGACGGAGAAGGGCCTCATGACAGTCGAGAACATGTTGGAGGAGTCAGTGGCGCTTTCGAGCCACCTGTCCGTGGATCGATATGAGCGAGAGGGCGGACGCGATTGCTGCGAGAGGGTGGTTATCAATATTTCAGGTTTACGCTTCGAAACTCAACTGAAAACTTTCAACCAGTTTCCGAAAACGTTGCTCGGGGACCCCAGAAAGAGGATGCGTTACTTTGACCCACTGAGGAACGAGTACTTCTTCGACAGAAACCGACCCAGCTTTGATGCCATTCTCTATTATTACCAGTCAGGAGGGCGCATCCGGAGACCTGTTAACGTGCCCATTGACATCTTCTCTGAGGAGATCAATTTCTATCAACTCGGGGAAGAGGCTATGGAAAAATTCCGAGAGGACGAAGGATTCATAAAAGAAGAGGAACGTATTTTACCCAGTAATGAATTCCAAAAGCAGGTTTGGCTTTTGTTTGAATACCCTGAAAGCTCTGGGCCAGCAAGGGGAATAGCTATCGTCTCAGTGCTTGTCATTTTAATATCAATTGTTATATTCTGTTTAGAGACCTTGCCTGAGTTTCGGGATGACAGGGAACCTGTCCCGTTAGCACTTACAGTCAATGGGACGGCCTCCTACCACGCAAATCCATTCACCGACCCTTTCTTTGTGATAGAGACACTTTGCATAATTTGGTTCTCTTTTGAGTTGCTGGTCAGGTTCTTCGCGTGCCCCAGCAAATCCACGTTCTCAAAAAACATCATGAACATCATCGACATTGTCGCCATATTTCCCTACTTTATCACTTTGGGGACAGAACTGGCTGAGAAGCAGGGTAACGGTCAGCAAGCCATGTCCCTGGCCATTCTCAGAGTGATAAGGCTCGTGAGAGTCTTTCGCATCTTCAAGCTCTCCAGGCACTCTAAGGGGCTACAGATTTTAGGGCAGACACTAAAGGCCAGCATGAGGGAACTTGGACTGTTGATATTTTTCCTTTTTATTGGAGTTATCCTTTTCTCCAGTGCTGTTTATTTTGCCGAGGCTGATGACCCCTCCTCCAGTTTCACAAGCATCCCAGATGCGTTCTGGTGGGCTGTGGTCACCATGACTACTGTCGGCTATGGAGACATGCACCCTGTGACAATTGGTGGCAAAATTGTTGGGTCATTGTGTGCTATTGCCGGAGTGTTGACTATCGCTCTCCCTGTGCCGGTTATTGTCTCCAACTTCAATTACTTTTACCATAGGGAGACTGATGGAGAAGAGCACGCACAGTACTTGCATGTCAGCAGCTGCGAGCACATACACTCAGCAACAGAGGAGCTGAAAAGGACTCGTAGCACGTCATCTCTGAGCAAGTCAGAATATATGGTTATAGAGGAGGGCATCAACAGTGGGTATAAACAGCCCAACTTCACCAATGAGAATAACCAAAACTGCGTGAACATCAAAAAGATATTCACGGACGTGTAA